In Bacillus sp. FJAT-52991, a single window of DNA contains:
- a CDS encoding peptidase domain-containing ABC transporter translates to MRRVPFIEQMEHSECGLASLCMILSFHGNHVSLSELRERYGVPKGGTSLFQIMDIGKSYNLDVKGYKASVDDLKNILLPAIIHWENKHYVVLEKIGNKFAVIVDPASGRTKIPLNDLQAKYSGFVLVMTPTESFEKKKGGSHTRFFLSFVLGKKPLIASIVLTSLLIQGFALVIPWLTSWITDQVIVPKNDGYLTAIGYSILILLFSYLIFSALRGFLIAKLQTAIDKSLMTQFIDKLLNLTYSFFENRSTGELLFRANSNVYIRQILSTKAITFLIDGILLITYLIVMTQYSLKMTGVVLVIGISIFAILVFSTSVSRKLADKEISAQSQVQRILSESINGISDVKVMGLENQVYSDWFEKFNLQLMHAEKRAIWTSLINTIAASVQFILPIYLLWLSGKPIISGNMSLGDVLGFSSLALSFITPIISIGNGYGELIYLGSYIQRIYDVMHAKSERRNGQSVFSAPIKGKVEFKNISYKHNHFSNYTVKNLSFEVNPGERLAIVGSSGAGKSTLVKLLLGLYTPSEGSILFDGMESNKFNLRFLRKSIGVVFQEARLFNKTIAENIASDRQNVIDEDILEAAHQANIHEEIMQLPLQYSTTVSEFGINFSGGQRQRLILARALASKPSILLLDEATSALDTLSEKIIAEHLSRLPCTQIIIAHRLSTIKNADRIVVMHQGEIVETGTHDELLDQQGYYYKLTRTQQIKEKNHEKVVL, encoded by the coding sequence ATGAGAAGAGTTCCATTTATTGAACAAATGGAGCATAGTGAATGCGGTTTAGCCTCATTATGTATGATTTTATCGTTCCACGGAAATCATGTCTCTCTTTCTGAGTTGAGAGAGAGATATGGAGTTCCAAAAGGCGGAACCTCATTATTCCAAATAATGGATATAGGAAAAAGCTATAATCTCGATGTGAAAGGTTATAAGGCCAGTGTTGATGATTTAAAAAACATTCTTTTGCCGGCTATTATTCACTGGGAAAATAAACATTACGTTGTGTTGGAGAAGATTGGGAATAAATTTGCTGTTATTGTAGATCCGGCCTCTGGAAGAACTAAGATTCCATTAAATGATCTACAAGCGAAATATTCAGGGTTTGTGTTAGTCATGACTCCAACTGAATCCTTTGAGAAGAAAAAAGGGGGGTCTCATACCCGTTTCTTTCTCTCTTTTGTTCTAGGGAAAAAGCCGTTAATTGCGTCCATTGTGTTAACCTCTTTGCTCATACAAGGTTTTGCTTTAGTCATCCCTTGGCTAACAAGTTGGATCACAGACCAAGTAATTGTTCCAAAGAATGATGGATATTTAACAGCAATTGGCTACAGCATCCTGATCCTTTTGTTTAGTTATCTGATCTTTTCGGCACTAAGGGGATTTTTAATCGCCAAATTACAAACAGCCATCGATAAATCGCTGATGACCCAATTTATCGATAAATTATTAAATCTCACTTACAGTTTTTTTGAAAATAGGTCCACAGGGGAGCTGCTATTTCGGGCTAATTCCAATGTATATATCAGACAAATTCTTTCTACCAAGGCCATTACATTTTTAATTGATGGGATATTACTTATCACATATTTAATCGTAATGACCCAATATTCATTAAAAATGACAGGAGTTGTTTTGGTTATTGGAATAAGTATCTTTGCGATATTAGTCTTCAGCACTTCTGTTTCTAGAAAACTTGCTGATAAAGAAATTTCTGCTCAATCACAAGTTCAAAGAATATTATCAGAAAGCATTAATGGGATTAGCGATGTAAAAGTGATGGGATTAGAAAATCAAGTTTACAGTGATTGGTTTGAAAAATTCAACTTGCAACTAATGCATGCCGAAAAAAGAGCAATATGGACATCTTTGATCAATACAATTGCGGCTTCTGTTCAATTTATATTGCCAATTTATCTTTTATGGTTGAGCGGGAAGCCGATCATTTCAGGAAATATGTCTCTTGGAGATGTACTAGGTTTTAGCTCATTAGCTCTCTCCTTTATTACCCCCATTATTTCTATTGGTAATGGCTATGGAGAACTAATCTACCTCGGGTCGTATATCCAAAGAATCTACGATGTTATGCATGCGAAATCTGAAAGGAGAAATGGACAATCTGTATTTAGTGCACCAATTAAAGGAAAAGTTGAATTCAAAAATATCTCTTACAAACATAACCATTTTAGCAACTACACAGTTAAAAATCTCTCCTTTGAGGTGAACCCTGGGGAAAGGCTAGCCATAGTGGGATCCTCTGGGGCAGGGAAGAGTACTCTTGTTAAACTTTTACTAGGATTATATACACCTAGTGAAGGATCTATCCTATTCGATGGAATGGAGAGCAATAAGTTCAATTTGCGGTTTTTGAGAAAATCGATAGGGGTTGTGTTTCAAGAAGCGCGGCTGTTTAATAAAACAATTGCCGAAAATATTGCTTCTGACAGACAGAATGTCATCGATGAGGACATATTAGAAGCGGCCCATCAAGCAAATATTCATGAGGAAATCATGCAGCTGCCCCTTCAGTATTCTACTACTGTCTCTGAATTTGGCATTAACTTTTCAGGAGGACAACGGCAGAGGCTTATTTTAGCAAGAGCACTAGCATCAAAGCCGTCCATTTTATTATTGGATGAAGCAACAAGCGCCTTAGATACACTTTCAGAGAAGATCATTGCTGAACATTTATCTAGATTGCCTTGCACCCAAATTATTATCGCTCACCGGCTCAGTACAATTAAAAATGCAGATCGTATTGTTGTGATGCACCAAGGAGAAATAGTAGAGACTGGAACCCATGATGAATTATTAGATCAGCAAGGATACTATTACAAATTAACCAGAACTCAACAAATAAAGGAGAAAAATCATGAGAAAGTGGTGTTATAA
- a CDS encoding helix-turn-helix transcriptional regulator, producing MKDLLSEREVEVAALVAEGFKDIEISRKLFISRRRVGEIIFSIKKKLNISSRVQIGIAAYTLGLIAFQIDLHQEQIMN from the coding sequence GTGAAAGATCTATTAAGTGAGCGAGAGGTTGAAGTAGCCGCTTTGGTAGCTGAGGGATTTAAAGATATTGAGATCTCAAGGAAATTATTTATTAGCAGGCGCAGAGTGGGGGAAATCATATTTTCCATCAAAAAAAAGCTAAACATTTCTTCACGCGTACAAATTGGGATCGCTGCTTATACTCTTGGACTAATAGCCTTTCAAATTGATCTTCACCAAGAACAAATTATGAATTAA